From Acidovorax sp. 1608163:
TCCGGCCGTTTTGCAAGTCGCTGTTCTTGGTGAGTGGGAAGACGGGCCTCACCGCCTTAGCGGGAGAGCAATTGAAGGAGAGGATGCGCCAGTTGCTCTGAGATTTGCATTAACGGCAGGATTCTGCTGCTCATGGGCATAGGACTGCGATGCTGCTTCTTGAGACCCGTGTCCCGCACTTGCACCATGCGCATGTCAGGGGCCAAGCAGGGGCATCCCATGTGCGAAGCTGCCCGCTTGGATTTGCAGCAGTCTCGGCTGGATCAAAGCCAGTCCTCCGGCTTCTTTCAGTAGATCCCCTGGAACACTATTCCTCAGCCAGCGCCACATGGCAGCGCTGCAGCTTCTTCCCGAGTTCCCTCTGAACCTCCGGATCTGACAGCCCTGTGGTTCCCTCGCAGGCGATCAGATTTTGCTTTGATGCATCGGGCCAGTCCTCCACATCGTCATCCAGAGCAAGCCACTGCCGTGGTTTCCTGCGCTGTGCATCTTCTTGCACCTGCACGCCCCGTGGCATGCTGCGGAACATGGACTGGTTCCATGGGTCTATGCCATGCACCCGCTTGTGGTACGTCCCCCCGATGAAGCGGGTGCGCAGTGCTGCTGGAAGTCGTTTGAGGGTTGCGCTGTAGCCAGGCCGGATACACCAGGTGCTGCTGAGCACCAAGGCCACTGCTGGGTAGGGTTCGAGAGCTGCCTCTAGGATCGGTACCCACTCAAACAAGGCGTGTCCCGCTGCTTCGTATGGGCTCATGAAGATCCCTTTGCTGGGATGCCAAAGCACTTTCTCGTGGTGCACCACGCCGTCCAAATCCAGGTACAACACCACATCAGCGCTGCGCGGTGGGGAGGCAGGGAGATAGGGGTAAGAGCCGGTGCTGCTCACAGCCGTCAGGCCCCTTGCGGAGCTTCCATGCTCTGCAGGTATGCCAAGACAGCCTTCATGCCTTCTTCAGTCTGCATCAGCGATGCAGGGGTTCCTGCAAGGGCGGTGTTGTGCGAGGCAATCCACCGTTTTGCGGCCTCTGCGTCCAGGCCCACGTTGGTTGCCAACGCTTGGTGGATCTTGATCAGTGTGATGGCCCGTTGCCCATTGGGTGTGTCTCCTCGGAGATGTTCGACGCCTGCATCCATGGCGGAGATCGCTTGTGCATCAAGGTGCAGCACTTGGGCGATTTTAGCATTGGCCAAGCCCAGCTGTTCGCCCGCTCTCAAAGCGCCTTTGGTCAAGACCTGATCATTCGTCATACGCCTGAACCCTCATTTTCACCCCCATTCGTGCCAGTGTACCCACCCGTTTCCCAGTTGAACTGGTCATCAAATTGGCGCACATCAGCTATCGCGAGCTGGTACGGCTTACCGGCGTGGCGTTCTTGCCGACTGCGGGCGGGCACGCGCTGAGGCTACATGCCAGAGCTCACTGAAGACGCTTTCTGGGGCCCCACATGGCATGTGATCGCACGGCATGGCGCACACGGCTGGACAGCAGCTTGCCGTCAACGACTTTGACGGGCTTGGGGTGAATCACGATCTCTCCGTCTCGCACTGCAAAGAAAACCCGTTGCCCCACTTTGAAGCCGGAGAGTTTTGGAGAGAGATGAACTGTGTCTCCTCGCACCATGGTGGTTGTGTGGGACACCTTGGGCCGAGTGAGGGATCGCAGGTTGCGTGAAGGATTGGTGGACACGGTTTAGCTCCAGAGAGTGCTCACCAGAGCGTACGGGGGATGCGCGCTGAAAGCAATCCAGCAGCCCCTCGTTTCTCAACGTAGAGCGGGAAACACCGCGAAACCAAACCTACCGCGCTCAGGCTGGGTTAGCCGATCTGGTCCGTGAGGGACAGCGTCCAAATTGACAGTGACCTACCGTCTATTTCTACGTCATGAGCGCAGCATTGATGCGCTACGTGAATTTATTTGGTTGACCCGAACGCTATAGGTTCATTAGGTAGATTGGCAGAACGGGGCTTTGAGAAACGATCCACATTGATGATTTAGCCCTAGCCCAGTCGAAGTGGGGTTGAGGTGGATTTTGGTCTCGCAAGTAGCTTAGCCCTTCTTCCTAGTTGGGCCAGTAACCTCCATATGGCCCAGACTTACGTCATACCGAGGGGACTGCTTCGCAGCGATTGGGGCTACTCATGCCAGCATGGCGAAGTACTGCCAAGTGGCATATAGCAGTCATTCCGAGCTATAAGACAATGTATTTCCCAATAACTGTTTTCTGATGAGTGCTGACCACTGATCGGCTGGTTAAAAAAGGGGGGCTGAAGCCATGCAGACATGAGAATAAAGCAGTTCTATTGAACTGATTTATCCACCACACCTAAAGAAGCATTGGCTGCTTTCCAGTAAATCGAGCACGATTACCCTTCACAGAGTCTTCATATTTCGGTGTATGGATAAGAATTCTTGATATTCGTCGCGTGATAGCTACCAACCGACGACGCGCTCCTGAGCTCATTGAAAACGTTTTCAGGGACATTGGAGTAGTCGTATGTCCTGTTCGACTTGAACTCGATGCGCAAAGTGCTTGAGCTTGAGTCATAGCCGATACGCTCGATGTTCGATGAGTCAACAAATTGCATTTCCATAGTTCCTCCTGTTTGGTAAGTTTTACTTTGGTGTGGCACTTGGGTCTTGATTGCGCCACGCAGAAACTAGTGCCGAATAATCCTCCTCGCCAACCGCCTTCGACCAGCTTGAAGCGACCACCGGGTCTTTGCTATCAGGGAAATGCCCTTCTCGCGGCAGCTTGAACCGACAACGCATCGGCAACCGGGCAGCCTCGCCAGCGATTACAGCCTCCCCGGTCCGAAGCACTGGCAAGCTGTCCACGATCCCGGATATCCCCTCCGACATAGCCGACTTCACGCGGCTACGGTCCGTGGCGTTATTGATCCTTAAAGCGAACAGCGTCCCGCACTGAGACAAAATTGTTTCATCGATTTCGGATGGCCTTTGGCTGACTAACATCGCGCCGACACCAAACTTGCGCCCCTCCTTCGCGATTTTCTGCACCATGCCCTTAGCCAACCCGACCGTGCCAGCTGACAAGTAGCGGTGAGCCTCTTCGAGCACCAGTAGCACCGGCCTATTTTTCATACCCTCTTTGTAGTTGCGCCCCCACAAAGCCGACTCGAAAATAATGTCTAGCACAGACCCCAGCAGCAAATCCAAGCGCGTTGAAGGCATGCCTGAGAGGTCGAGAATTGTGATCGGCTTGTCGTGACCCAGCCAGTTCTTAATGAGCTCTGAGAGATCCTTTTTCACCTTCAGTTCGGCGTCGGGCTGCCAATCACCGGGGCTCATAAAAAAGGAGAATTGATTATCCAACAGGCGGGATCGCATCAAATCGAGCTGCCTTTTCATCATGCCACCATTGCCTTTATGTGGCGCGGCCTTACCAGCGCTAGGCGGCTTGAATTTAGGCGGACTTAAGGTCTCCGGATCCCCTTTGTCTGTGAAGGATGGCAGCGTTTTTTCTTCGTCGTCCCAGTTCGCGTTGTCGTACACCATCATGTCATGCCAGATCTGCTTCAGGTTAAACGGAATCGGCGTATCCGCCGTAATCCGCCCCAAATCAATTCCGGCGACAGCATTGTTTTTGATGAACGCTAGCTTCTGTTCCACAATGCGATCAAAAATCAAACTCTTGTTACCCTCCGATATCGGGCCGCAAAGAAAATCGATCAAATTTTCGGATGAAACGCACCAATAGGGAATATGAAGCTTCGTCTCCCCTTCCTTGGGGATAACCGAAAAAACGGAGGCGATATCTCCCAGCGCTGCCGAATACTCTCCATGGATGTCAATCAGCACGATCCGCGCAGCGGGGTAACTGGTCGCCCCATGCTCGTCCGTCACGATGGACCTGAGTAGGCTGGACACGCTGGTGGATTTACCGGAGCCTGTCGACCCCAATACGGCGGAGTGCCGGGTCACGAGCTTGTCCAAGTCGATGCTGACCTTAATACTGTCCGAGCTCGAAAGCGTGCCCACGACGATTTGGCCGGAGTCCGCGCCGCCATAGATCTTTCTAAGGTCGGTCTCCAAGACCAGATGGGCCTCGTCGTTGATGCTGGGGTATTGGCTGATGCCCCGCTCGAACTCGTCGCCAATCGTTTCACCCACCAACTCGATCTTGATCCAGCGCCGATCCGTCTCATGTGTGTCGCCGATCTCGTCAACGCTAGAGGATTCGCTTGTCTCTGCAATCAGGCCATACAGGTTGTTATACCCTTGGGGAATTCTGACGAAACTTCCCACTTGACCCACACGATGAGTTTTACCGCCAATGATCAGTAAGCCCGATTTCACTTGTGGCGCCAGCTCAACCGTTAAGGACGATCCTGCCACGGCGCTAACACTGCCCAGGTAAGTCGGCTCCTTATTCATCGGTGGCGACCTCAGGCGCGGACTCTATCGCTTTGGTCTTTCCGCCGCCGGACATGGCGAGGAATCGAGCCAATAGCTTGAAGTCCCCCAACAAGAACTGGCCTTCCTTCCAGTACTCCGCGCGGATAACTTCCCAATTTTTGCTGGGAGGATCGCCCAGTTTCCAGGGAGCCTTGATGCCGTTGATGATCGCGCCATCCCGGCAGTAGACGCTTATGTTGGGGCAGCGCGACGCCAGATCCGCTGCATGGACCTCTTTGTCAAGATTTTGGTACTGTAACGCGATCAAGGCAGAGGAAGGGTTGGCAGACATGCACTCGCTCAGCTTGGCGGAGATATGTGCGTCGGCGAACGAGAAGCCCGAGCAGATCAGCAAGGTGTCCGGCTCAAGCAAAAAATTCTTCAAACGCTCAAACAACGACGAAAATGGCGCGGACTGAGTTTGGTCGTACTTGATATGCGATGGGTACACCATCGTGGAGCCCGCGTCGGCGTTGCTGCGAACGATCTCTCCGCTGTCGCTCTTTGACCAGCCAATGGAGCCGTGCAGCTTCCACAAGCGCACCCAACGCTTGGGCAAGTCGTTATTTGAAATGCTGGACGGATCGAAGAACGGAACCTTGGAGCCGGAAAAACCGTCGAAATATGGCGTCTTAACGCGTTCCATCGCCTCCTCAAAAAGCAAGTCATAATTCGTGGTAAAAATTTCTACCGGGTGATTGCGATTGATGCCATTGATCCAAGAGATCGTATCGGAGAACGGATTTTCTCCCGCTGGCAAATGCTTGCTGACTATTTCATAAATCAACGCGCATATTTGTTGGGACAAGGATTGGAAGCCCTCCGCGTTAAGACCGCAGACCTTGGATTCGCCGATCACCTCGGCCAGCGCCCGAATGCGCGATAACGCTAGTTCGATGTTCGAGTTCTGAATTTGTTTTTCGACCTCTTTAAACGCTTCCTTAAATTCATCCTTGAGGCCCGCCCGGATCAACTCCGTTAAGCCTGCAACATTAGGGATCAAAGGCTCGTAGGCACCTGCCTTGCCGACGTTCACGCTGACGGGAGCGCCCGCGCCGATCAGTATTCCTATCTTTTTTCTCCCATGGGAAATGATATGTTTGAAATCGAAAATATACTGATCTGGATTGTGAACGGTATTTGTCAAGGCTACCCTTAAATAATAGGTTCTGGAAATTTGACCATTATCAAAAATAAATCGGGCACTTTCATTTTTTAATTCTTTTATCTACGCTTCGTGCCCATGTACATCTCGCAACACATGATGTGTTATACAACCAGACAGACCGGAGCAGTGTCTTCTCTAAGTCAACTAAGCGGATGAAGTGACATGCGCGCAACACTTTGCTCCATGGTTTATTGAAGTGCTCTGCCCTGCTATGCAATCGGTTTGCGCTCACTACTTGGCTTGCGCGGGATTTGATTCGACCAGCCTATCTGAGATAGGCTGCTTTTGGTCGAGACCACCATCTCAACGAACGTCAAACCAGTGACTGGTGCTCTATTAATTCAGTTGATGACTTTGGAATGTAGAGCGGAGTTTCAGGAGCGCATCTTGGTGTCTGATGCACGCATCAGGAGTCATTGGGATTTCTGTGGCAAGCGGCAGCAATCAGCCTGAAGCGGTCGGCCGATACAGACGCTCTCCTTCCCGCAGACAAATCTCCGCCCTGTGGTGCAAGATGTCATGAAGTAGCGTGGCCAGTCACGTAACTTAGCAGTACCACCTCAAAGCCATGCCCAAATACGGCGCAAAAACGCAGGGGCGGGTCGTGCGGGCCGGAATACATAGCGGCAGGGCTTGTCCATGACGTTCTCCTCGTAGGTTTTTAAAATACTGTATATAAAATCAGTATTTTGTACAAGAGCGTGCCGAAACCTCTCAACCCTCTCGCCAAATTCTTCAGAATCGGCGCGGTAGCGTCCTTCGCCTCACCTGATGTCCTCTGCCCCCACACCCACCGAACTCCGGGGCTTCCTCCTCACACGCAACTGGCGCGATCTCCCAGACGGCACCGAGATCGAATACTGGCTGGCCACCGACCAGGGCCGAAGAAAGTACTTCTGAAGCAGCAGACTTCAGTCGCCTTCCTCCCGGTCCGATACAGGGCAGCTGCACATGTCCCGCTGGCGAGCCTGCAGGACCTAGAGGTCAAGGAGCTCGGTCTGAAGACGTTCGACCAGGATCCTGTCATCGGTGTCTACGCCCGCAGGTTCCGCGATCTCGGCAAGCTGGCGCGCGCACTCCAGCCACTGGGGATCCCGCTGTACGAAGCGGATGTGCGGCCGCATGACCGCTACCTGATGGAGCGGTTCATCACAGCTGGTGTCCTCGTGGAGGGAGGCCAGCGCGAAGACTCGACCATCATCGACGGCAGATTGAAGCCCGCGTCCGGTTGGCGCCCGGTGTTGAAAGTGGTGTCGCTGGACATCGAGACGAGCGCTACCGAAGAGCTGTACTCGATCGCACTGGATGGCGCGGGCGACCGGGTGGTCTTCATGCTGGGGGAGGCGCCAGTGCCAGCTTCAGAGTCGACGCCAGCTTTATCGCCGATGGACTTCAGGCTTGTGTACTGCCCAACTCGCCAGGAGATGATCGAGCAGCTCAATGCCTGGTTTGATGCCCATGACCCGGACGTCATCATCGGCTGGAACGTGATCCAGTTCGATCTGCGGGTACTGCAGAAGACTGCCGATGCAAACTCCGTGCAACTGCTGCTCGGACGTGAACGGCGTCCCATCGCGTGGCGGACACACCCCGGCCGGCAAGGCTACCTGTTCGCTCCAATGCCCGGACGTGTCGTCGTCGATGGCATCGAAGCGCTCAGGGCGGGCATGTGGAGCTTCCCGTCGTTCAGCCTCGAAGCGGTCTCGCAGACACTACTCGGCGAGGGCAAGGAAATCGGAGACGCCTACGACAAGATGGCCGAGATCGAGCGGCGCTACCAGGAGGACAAGCCAGCCCTGGCCAGCTACAACATCCGCGACTGCGCGCTCGTCCTGCGCATCTTCGACAAGCTGGAGTTGCTGCCGTTCGTGCTGGAGCGAGCTCAGACGACAGGCTTGCAGATAGATCACTTCGGAGGCTCCATCGCCGCGTTCAGCCATCACTACCTGCCACGCATGCACCGCCTGGGCTACGTGGCGCCGAACGTGGGTGACATCGCCGCCAAGGCCTACCCCGGCGGCTATGTGATGGACTCCACCCCAGGCTTCTACGACTCCGTCGTGGTCCTGGACTACAAGAGCCTGTACCCCTCCATCATCCGGACCTTCCTGGTGGATCCCGTGGGCCTGGCCGAGGGAGAGAGTGCCAACATCCAGACCGGCTTGGTCCAGGGGCCGCAAGGCACGCTGTTCTCGCGCGAGAAACACTGTCTGCCCGACATCGTGACCACCCTGTCAAATGCCCGGGACGAAGCCAAGCGGGTGCGAAACCAGCCCCTGTCGCAGGCCCTGAAGCTGCTTATGAACTCCTTTGCCGGTGTGCTGGGCGCGTCCGAGTGCCGCTTCTTCAATCCCAAGCTGGTGTCTGCCGTGACCCTGCGGGGCCACGAGGTGATGAAGCTCACCCGGACGTTCGTGGAGCAGCGCGGATACCAGGTCATCTACGGAGATACCGACTCCATCTTCGTCTGGCTCAAACGCACCCATGCCAACGCAGAGGCGCACGCCATTGCAGCCGAACTGGTGAAGGAGATCAACAGCTGGTGGACAGGCAAGCTGCGGGACGAGCAGCAGCTGGAGAACTTCCTCGAGATCGAGTTCGACACCCACTACGCCAAGTTCTTCATGCCCACCATCCGAGGCTCGGATGTCGGCAGCAAGAAGCGCTACGCTGGCCTGAGCGTCGATGAAGAGGGGCGCGAGGAGATGGTCTACCGTGGGCTGGAAATGGCCCGCAGCGACTGGACCCCGCTGGCGCGCCAGTTCCAGGAGGGCTTGCTGTCACGCATCTTCCACGGAGAGCCCTATCGGGCGTTCGTGGCCGACTATGCGCGATCCATGCTGGATGGCCAGATGGATGCGCTGCTCGTCTACCGCAAGCGTCTGCGCCACCGGCTTGATGCCTACGAGGTCAACGTGCCACCCCAGGTGCGCGCGGCGCGCATCGCTGACGCACACAACGCGAAGTTGGGCCGTCCGCAGCAGTACCAGCATGGTGGCTGGATCGACTACGTGATGACGCAGAGCGGCCCCGAACCTCTGGAGGCCCGGCATTCGCGCATTGACTATGAGCACTACTTCGTCAAGCAACTGCAGCCCATTGCTGATGCGATTCTTCAGCCGTTGGGGGAAAGCTTTGTGGCGTTGACGAGTGCACAGAAGGTGCTGTTCTAGGGGGGCAGGGAGAGCAAAGCGACTGGAATCCCGCACCCCGTGCTCGCCATCGTCACGAGACAGGTCAATGCGCGCCAAAAAAGGTTGCATTTCGCTGGAGCATCTGGGAGAAACACGTTGGTCGCGGATGGTTGGCGGGCCGCTTACTAAAAACCAATATGGAGGGATCTATGACACTTCGATTTGCATCAGGCGTTGGGTTGTCGGTGTTTGGGCCGACAACAACGAGCCTGCTGAGTTCAGCAACAGGCAAGCGCCCCAGCTTAGAAAAGAAGGACGCAGCGTCTTCTGCAACCTCTGCTTCGTTTGCGACCCGGAGCAATGTAGTGACAAGGCAAGTTCTCACCATTGGATTGCTTGCCACCAGCGTGCTGCAAGCCCATGCTTTTGACCTTTCGCCCAAGGGAACGCGTTATGACCGTGACGCCGTTAAAGCATGGGCTCCTTCATGGCTAGATGGGATTCTTTCTTCTTTGGCAGAAAAGGGACTACCTCGATTCAAGCAGTCGGTCCACGAAGAAATCACCCACCGGGCTTACGAATGCAACTTTGAGGGCGTTGGCATATGTGGCAATCCAGATGCTGAGTACGCCACACCCCACGTTATTGCTGGCGTCCGATGGAACGATGATCCGCCGTTTCAGTTGAAAAGCGACCAAGCCAGGGGTACATCTTGCAAAACCACTTATGCGGATGGGCGACCGATGACCATCAGGTTCATCACCCAGCCTCGCTGCTGGGGTGAGTTGTTCCTCGCCGCAGAAAAACAGATCAAAGCGAATCCAGAGAACGCTTTCAACGCCACCAACCAATCTGCGCTACCGCTGCGCTCCCATTTTGGCGATCTACAGTTCATCCACTCGATGGCGTCTGCAAACGGCGAGTACCCAGCCGAGACGCGCAGGAAAATTTTAAGCTGGGCGGAGTTCACATGGGGAGTCGTCAGCGGTGACTACCAGCTTGGCACTTGGCTCAAGGATGTCAAGCTACCGGTCGTTGAGCAGTTTTTTGGCACGAGCGGGTGGAGGGTGCAAGAGCTGTTTACGCTGGGAGACCCCAGCCTGCGCGCTCACCTGGGAGACATAGCCTTCGGGAGTCTGCTGCACATGGTAGAGGATAGCTTCGCTGCAGGTCACGTCGATCGCATGGAACCCGCCAGCGGCGAGAAATGTGGGGGGAGCCAACACCGCGCGCCTGGCCCTATTCAAGAGTTTCATTCCTACACCCACCAGGACTCAGCCAAACATGCAGACGCCGACAGCCGCACGGCATTCGTCAACAACCGCTTGACCCCTGACGTGGTGGATGTCGGAAGAACACTTATTGCTCTGCGCGACGCCAAGGCGGGCTGGACGGAGGTCGGCCCGTATCTTGAATGCGTCTATCGACTAACGCCAACCGCGCGTAATGCCACCGCAGGAAATTTCTGAGCCTGGCACCGATATAGGCGCCCCATTACGAGCGGGACCCAAGCCGCTAATTGTGAGCAAGGACGTTCCTGCTCCTCACCAAAGGCCCCGCTTGTTCACTTGAGTAAGTGCACGGGTGAGTGCGTCCAGAGTCTCGGGCTCTGCAAGCACCTCAGGTACTTTAAGCATTGGTGGCATCGGGGAACCAGACACTTCGAGGGTCCGCTGGAGAACCTGCTGCATCAAGCTGGTCCGAGGGACAAACATGTAGTGCACTTCGCAATCTAGACCATGGGCTAAGCGAGCGAGGGTGTTGAGCGTGATGGTTCCGCCCTCCTCCGCTTGCTCCAGCTTGCGGACACCTTGCGCCGTCACACCCAATCGCGCCCCCAGCGCTTTGGAACTCATGCCCAGTGCCAATCGGATGGTTTTTGTCCAGCCGCACCTGGGCGTAGGACCACGCTGCAGTTTCGCGAAATCGCAAAACTGGCGATCAAGTTCGGCCAAGCGGGTGAGATCCAAGCGGTTTTTCAAGGCAGTCCAACAAATGAGGCAACAGGCTGGTTGCCCGATTCAGGGAATTAGGCAACCGGTAGCTTTCCATTTGGCCGTGGGCGCGCTTCCCACGTCTGAACGGCATGTGTGTTCAGCTATCTTCGCACGCCACGGTCTCAAACGGGACCAACTAGTCTCATATTAACTGGAATGGCGAATGATGCTGCGTTTGGAAAAAGCGACTCTCGGACAATTTGGAGCACAGGACATGATGGACTTGATCACATCCGGAGGATGGAAATCAATTTTGCCAGATGCTCTTGAAGACAAGAAATTGTTGTTGATTTCTGAACAGCTCAGAGATCTTCTTTCAGGGGTCGGCTGGCATGAAGACTATGACCCCGCCAGTGCAGCCTTGCCTCTTGCGCTGCTGCTCCTATCTAAAGCAGGAGCCGAAGGCCCTGAAGGTCGTCTGGCAGTTAGCATGGAGACTCTGCAGGAGTCACTGTACTTGCTAAGCACCGCAATTGATCGAGAGATAGTCAACCGAATGCTTCAGCGGAATGACGCCACGCCTATTGGCGGTGGTCTACTAGAAGGACTTCAACTGCTGGTTCTGGACTCAAGGAAGAACGCGCAGCCCTCCGTGCACATTTAGTCTGAGGAGATCTTCTTGAAGTCTGCCCTAACCGTTTTGAGAATTTCACTGACGGATGCGGCGTCAAAGTCCGGACAGTATGCAGCAGCAACAAGCGTCAAAGGATGGATTTGCATCTGTTCGGCCAGCACTTCGATGGTACGGATACTGGGAACCTGATGCCCCTGCTCGATACGACTGATGTGACGGCGGCTAGTGGCCAGCAGCATGTCTTCCTGAACCAAGCCACGCGCCGCGCGCAACTGTTGCAGCGCTCGACCAAAGTCGGCTTGGGGTGGAACACGCTTTCGGGAAGACATCCGCCCGATTTCCGCGCAATGTGACCAAAAAGACCACGACCAACTAGTCTCATTGGCTTGCAATGCCGGGAGAAATCTTCATCGCGTTGGAAATCTGCCCAGGATTGAGCATCATGCCTATCCTGCTTTTGGGACTTCGATGGGCGCCAGGTGCAACAAGGGGCTCTAAGTCAAATTAGTCCCAAACTGCAATCGGTTGTCTTTGGGTGTCCGATCTTGGCTTTACCAGCAGCTTTGTAAATCGCGCTGTTCGGTCGATGAGCGCACAGGCCTTACACCGAGAATCGGATCACAACTGGCAACTCGACTTCGACCGCGTCAATGACACAAATCCGGACGGGCGATTACGCCAGCGAATAAGACATGGGTAATACTTGCCTACCGACAGCGTGTTTGCACCGGGGTGAGACTACTCCGCGCCGAGCTCTCGGCCGGGAAAATGCTCCTGATCGAGCCCCATCTCAACCCTCTTCATGAGCCCCCAAGCGAGCCCCACGTCGCCACCTGCAGGCTGGGCTTCCAGATGAGGCCGTGACACCTCCACGGACCCCAGATACAGAGTCTTCCTCCGCTGCGCCCTGACAGCCACTTCCAGACTGTCCAGCGGCGGCAAGCACAAGGCCTCACGGCGTGGCATTGAAGCGGCCATGGACAGCCCCTTGGGGTCGAAATCAAAGAATGCCAGCACGGGACGATGGTCCTGCACCAACAGCTCGTTCGCCACGTCCGTGCGGAAGTACCCTGGCGCTCCCCGGAACAGCGCCAGCGCGAGGCGCCCCTTGAGGAATCCCGCTAGCCATTGGTATTCGTGCAACCGCAGCATGGGCTCCAGGTTCTCGCAGAACACGAGAACCTCATAGGGCAAAGCCAGCGCTTGGCGCATATGCATGCACAGCATGCCGCCCTTGGGGATCTGAACCCCAGGCAGGCCCAGTGGCACCACCGCCACCAGGCCCTCAGAGACGCGCTGGGAGCCCCATTTCTCAGATTCACCAGGTTGCACCTGACTGCGCGGTATCGGCTCCACCTGGCGCGACGGCTCAAAGCCCCGCGCCTTGAGCAGATTGCGCGCCATTTCAAAGTCTCTCTGGGTGTAGACCACCCTCCTCCCCTGCACCTTCCCGATGAACTCGACGTTGAGGAAGTATTCAGCGGTCGCGCTGTAGGGCCGGGAAGGTGGCTCCGCCTCGATCAGCCGCCTCAGGAACGTCACCTGCTGCTGGTTCATGCCTTCGTGGGCCCCGCAGCCGAGGCCGGGTGGACCATCGCATCGTGGAACCGGTGCCGGAACCGCTCACCAGGGCGCGCGGGGCTGGAAACCACCTCCACACGGTATTTCTGCTCCCGCAGTGCGAGAACGGCAAAGCCCAGCCATATATGGGGCTGCAGGGTCTTGGCAAGGTCGTCGGTCTCGCGCCATTCAGCCAGCGAGAACTTGTCGGTAGCGCGCTTGGCGGCACCGGCCAGCCTGTCCAGCGCAATCGCGGCGTCGGACTTCTTTTTCACGGGCCGCTCGTCTACCACCCGCTTGAAGCGCTTGATCTCCTTGGGTTGGGGCTCTACAGGCTGTGGAGGGAGTGCCGCCACCTCCTTGACCATGGCTTCCACAAACTGGTGGTCGGTGTCCTGGGGCTCGATCTGGGGCACGAAGTCGGGCAGGCGCGCGGCCAGTAAGAAGTTGGGGATGGGCGCTGAAGGGGCCAGCTCGAATCCCAGCCATGAAGGCTGCTGGCGCATGAGCAGGTCCAGGCGCGCGAGATGCTTGTGGCTGTCCTCCACCTCCCTGATGCGGAAGATCTCCCGCGACAACTGCGCCTGCATCTCGGCCATGGCGTGCTGCCAGGTCTGCAGGTGAG
This genomic window contains:
- a CDS encoding HAD domain-containing protein, giving the protein MVLYLDLDGVVHHEKVLWHPSKGIFMSPYEAAGHALFEWVPILEAALEPYPAVALVLSSTWCIRPGYSATLKRLPAALRTRFIGGTYHKRVHGIDPWNQSMFRSMPRGVQVQEDAQRRKPRQWLALDDDVEDWPDASKQNLIACEGTTGLSDPEVQRELGKKLQRCHVALAEE
- a CDS encoding MbcA/ParS/Xre antitoxin family protein, whose protein sequence is MTKGALRAGEQLGLANAKIAQVLHLDAQAISAMDAGVEHLRGDTPNGQRAITLIKIHQALATNVGLDAEAAKRWIASHNTALAGTPASLMQTEEGMKAVLAYLQSMEAPQGA
- a CDS encoding KTSC domain-containing protein; translation: MEMQFVDSSNIERIGYDSSSSTLRIEFKSNRTYDYSNVPENVFNELRSASSVGSYHATNIKNSYPYTEI
- a CDS encoding ATP-binding protein, coding for MNKEPTYLGSVSAVAGSSLTVELAPQVKSGLLIIGGKTHRVGQVGSFVRIPQGYNNLYGLIAETSESSSVDEIGDTHETDRRWIKIELVGETIGDEFERGISQYPSINDEAHLVLETDLRKIYGGADSGQIVVGTLSSSDSIKVSIDLDKLVTRHSAVLGSTGSGKSTSVSSLLRSIVTDEHGATSYPAARIVLIDIHGEYSAALGDIASVFSVIPKEGETKLHIPYWCVSSENLIDFLCGPISEGNKSLIFDRIVEQKLAFIKNNAVAGIDLGRITADTPIPFNLKQIWHDMMVYDNANWDDEEKTLPSFTDKGDPETLSPPKFKPPSAGKAAPHKGNGGMMKRQLDLMRSRLLDNQFSFFMSPGDWQPDAELKVKKDLSELIKNWLGHDKPITILDLSGMPSTRLDLLLGSVLDIIFESALWGRNYKEGMKNRPVLLVLEEAHRYLSAGTVGLAKGMVQKIAKEGRKFGVGAMLVSQRPSEIDETILSQCGTLFALRINNATDRSRVKSAMSEGISGIVDSLPVLRTGEAVIAGEAARLPMRCRFKLPREGHFPDSKDPVVASSWSKAVGEEDYSALVSAWRNQDPSATPK
- a CDS encoding SIR2 family protein codes for the protein MTNTVHNPDQYIFDFKHIISHGRKKIGILIGAGAPVSVNVGKAGAYEPLIPNVAGLTELIRAGLKDEFKEAFKEVEKQIQNSNIELALSRIRALAEVIGESKVCGLNAEGFQSLSQQICALIYEIVSKHLPAGENPFSDTISWINGINRNHPVEIFTTNYDLLFEEAMERVKTPYFDGFSGSKVPFFDPSSISNNDLPKRWVRLWKLHGSIGWSKSDSGEIVRSNADAGSTMVYPSHIKYDQTQSAPFSSLFERLKNFLLEPDTLLICSGFSFADAHISAKLSECMSANPSSALIALQYQNLDKEVHAADLASRCPNISVYCRDGAIINGIKAPWKLGDPPSKNWEVIRAEYWKEGQFLLGDFKLLARFLAMSGGGKTKAIESAPEVATDE
- a CDS encoding helix-turn-helix domain-containing protein, producing the protein MKNRLDLTRLAELDRQFCDFAKLQRGPTPRCGWTKTIRLALGMSSKALGARLGVTAQGVRKLEQAEEGGTITLNTLARLAHGLDCEVHYMFVPRTSLMQQVLQRTLEVSGSPMPPMLKVPEVLAEPETLDALTRALTQVNKRGLW
- a CDS encoding helix-turn-helix domain-containing protein, which translates into the protein MSSRKRVPPQADFGRALQQLRAARGLVQEDMLLATSRRHISRIEQGHQVPSIRTIEVLAEQMQIHPLTLVAAAYCPDFDAASVSEILKTVRADFKKISSD